A window of the Euzebya pacifica genome harbors these coding sequences:
- the rplF gene encoding 50S ribosomal protein L6: protein MSRIGKNPVEIPSGVDVSKTADQITVKGPKGTLTQTLNPGIDVNVEDGQVVVSRPNETREARELHGLYRTLVANMVIGVTDGFTKKLEIVGVGYRAAAQGKGLKLQLGFSHDVVIDGIDGIEFEVPSQTEIVVKGISKQQVGQVAANIRKLRPPEPYKGKGVKYADETILRKAGKAAG from the coding sequence ATGAGTCGCATCGGCAAGAACCCAGTCGAGATCCCCAGCGGGGTCGACGTCAGCAAGACTGCTGACCAGATCACCGTGAAGGGACCCAAGGGCACCCTGACCCAGACCCTCAACCCCGGCATCGACGTCAACGTCGAGGACGGGCAGGTCGTCGTCAGTCGCCCCAACGAGACCCGCGAGGCCCGTGAGCTCCACGGCCTGTACCGCACCCTGGTCGCCAACATGGTGATCGGCGTCACCGACGGCTTCACCAAGAAGCTGGAGATCGTCGGCGTCGGTTATCGCGCTGCTGCCCAGGGCAAGGGCCTGAAGCTGCAGCTCGGCTTCTCCCATGACGTCGTCATCGACGGCATCGACGGCATCGAGTTCGAGGTTCCCTCGCAGACCGAGATCGTCGTCAAGGGCATCAGCAAGCAGCAGGTCGGCCAGGTGGCCGCCAACATCCGCAAGCTGCGCCCGCCGGAGCCCTACAAGGGCAAGGGCGTCAAGTACGCCGACGAGACCATCCTGCGCAAGGCCGGAAAGGCCGCGGGCTAA
- the rpsH gene encoding 30S ribosomal protein S8 produces MTMTDPVADMLTRIRNANMAYTELLEMPSSNLKANIAEILKQEGYIRDFLVEPTTPQATLKVALKFTKDRERVLTGIRRISKPGLRVYAKAEELPRVLGGLGVAIVSTSKGLLTDRDARKAGVGGEILAYVW; encoded by the coding sequence ATGACGATGACCGACCCGGTGGCCGACATGCTCACGCGGATCCGAAACGCCAACATGGCGTACACGGAGCTGCTCGAGATGCCGTCCAGCAACCTCAAGGCCAACATCGCGGAGATCCTCAAGCAGGAGGGTTACATCCGCGACTTCCTGGTCGAGCCCACCACCCCCCAGGCCACCCTCAAGGTGGCCCTCAAGTTCACCAAGGACCGCGAGCGCGTCCTGACGGGCATTCGCCGCATCTCCAAGCCGGGGCTGCGCGTGTACGCCAAGGCCGAGGAGCTGCCCCGCGTGCTGGGCGGCCTCGGCGTGGCGATCGTGTCCACGTCCAAGGGCCTGCTGACCGACCGAGACGCCCGCAAGGCCGGCGTCGGTGGCGAGATCCTCGCCTACGTCTGGTAG
- the rplE gene encoding 50S ribosomal protein L5: MSAEDTTEQQIADLPSEQDPTVDASTAAPVEGDTYVPRLKALYNDTIKGELTEQLDISNVMEIPKLVKIVVNVGVGESVGDSKVIERVMGDLTQITGQKPQVRLARKSIATFKLREGMAVGARVTLRGERMWDFLDRLLTLALPRIRDFRGLPSKFDGAGNYTLGVTEQLIFPEIDYDKIDAIRGMDITFVTSAKDDKGGRALLDAFGFPFKRAEGEAAPEPLQRLQSV; this comes from the coding sequence ATGAGCGCCGAAGACACCACCGAGCAGCAGATCGCGGACCTGCCCTCCGAGCAGGACCCCACGGTGGACGCGTCCACCGCGGCTCCGGTCGAGGGGGACACCTACGTCCCGCGCCTGAAGGCCCTGTACAACGACACCATCAAGGGTGAGCTCACCGAGCAGCTCGACATCTCCAACGTCATGGAGATCCCCAAGCTGGTGAAGATCGTTGTCAACGTCGGCGTCGGCGAGTCCGTCGGTGACTCCAAGGTCATCGAGCGGGTGATGGGCGACCTGACCCAGATCACCGGTCAGAAGCCCCAGGTCCGCCTGGCCCGCAAGTCCATCGCGACGTTCAAGCTCCGTGAGGGCATGGCCGTCGGTGCACGCGTCACCCTTCGTGGCGAGCGCATGTGGGACTTCCTGGACCGCCTGCTGACCCTGGCCCTGCCGCGCATCCGTGACTTCCGCGGCCTGCCGTCGAAGTTCGACGGTGCCGGCAACTACACGCTGGGCGTCACCGAGCAGCTGATCTTCCCGGAGATCGACTACGACAAGATCGACGCCATCCGCGGCATGGACATCACGTTCGTGACGAGCGCCAAGGACGACAAGGGCGGCCGTGCGCTGCTCGACGCGTTCGGCTTCCCGTTCAAGCGTGCCGAGGGCGAGGCGGCTCCCGAGCCGCTGCAGCGCCTGCAGTCCGTCTAG
- the rplX gene encoding 50S ribosomal protein L24, whose amino-acid sequence MMRIKRNDEVVVIAGKDKGKTGRVVNVYPKRDKVMVEGVNIATRHRQVSMSNRGAREGGIEHVEMPIQASNVMPICPECNEPTRVGSTWVDGVKYRLCRKCESEFE is encoded by the coding sequence ATGATGCGGATCAAGCGCAACGACGAGGTCGTCGTGATCGCCGGCAAGGACAAGGGCAAGACCGGCCGCGTCGTCAACGTCTACCCCAAGCGTGACAAGGTCATGGTCGAGGGCGTGAACATCGCCACCCGTCACCGCCAGGTCTCCATGAGCAACCGCGGCGCCCGCGAGGGTGGCATCGAGCACGTCGAGATGCCCATCCAGGCCTCCAACGTCATGCCGATCTGTCCCGAGTGCAACGAACCGACCCGTGTTGGTTCGACCTGGGTGGACGGCGTCAAGTACCGGCTGTGCCGCAAGTGCGAAAGCGAGTTCGAGTAA
- the rplN gene encoding 50S ribosomal protein L14, translating into MIQQESRLRVADNSGAREVLCIRVLGGSGRRYAGVGDVIVATVKHAIPQANVKKGDVVKAVVVRTAKERRRKDGSYIRFDDNACVIIDNNNNPRGTRIFGPVGRELRDRKFMRIVSLAPEVL; encoded by the coding sequence ATGATTCAGCAGGAGTCCCGCCTCCGCGTCGCCGACAACTCCGGCGCGCGTGAGGTGCTGTGCATCCGCGTGCTGGGCGGATCCGGTCGGCGTTACGCCGGCGTGGGCGACGTCATCGTCGCAACCGTCAAGCACGCGATCCCGCAGGCCAACGTCAAGAAGGGTGATGTGGTGAAGGCCGTCGTGGTCCGCACCGCCAAGGAGCGTCGTCGCAAGGACGGCTCCTACATCCGGTTCGACGACAACGCCTGCGTGATCATCGACAACAACAACAACCCGCGAGGCACCCGCATCTTCGGCCCGGTTGGCCGTGAGCTGCGTGACCGCAAGTTCATGCGGATCGTCTCCCTCGCCCCGGAGGTGCTGTAG